From the Echeneis naucrates chromosome 7, fEcheNa1.1, whole genome shotgun sequence genome, the window taaaaaaacaattaacaataTAAGAATTAATGGTGTGCATTAGCAGTTACAAACATTCATATACTTGAACAAAAAGCTAATATATAATATTCAATGCCTGATATTAGGTTATACTTgagatcagagcagagagaaattgtcatttgtcaaaaataaatagtttcagtgaataaaaacactttaaatacaGTAAAAGGCTTCCAGGTAAGGTAACTCCCACTATATTTAGCTAGGATTACACTCTGCTTGATGTTTGCTCTCACTGTTTTATGTGCTGCACTTTCATTCCCAACCAACAGATGGCAATACACACAAATGCTAGGGAAGGCGCCATACTGTTACCAAACATGTACCCTGTCAGCCATCACTGCTGAAGCTTCCTCTCACTTTATTTACCTTCAGACTCTAGTTCCAGATCTTGAGGAAGCTGTCCCAGGACCCTGTTGCCACTGCCATGCCATCGTCAGTCACACCCAAGCAACTCACCCGGTTGTCATGACCAGCCAGGACACCTGCAGAGACAGCACAGACTGAGACACTGCAACAAGCCTGCCTACTGTCTGACAGCCAACATTCTCAGTTATACGTGGCTACCAAGACCAAATTACATTGATTCATCTCCATATTAACGTGATGTCTGTGGAAACCTGTGCTGCTTTCTGTGGAGTGAAAAACAGATAAGGGGAAGCAGGTTTCAAAGCTTTTGGGTTCTGACACCCACCTGCCTCatatgttttactttgtttaaaaCCGTCAGATTAGAAATGATACTGACCAAGCTTTAGAGTTTATGTCTCTATGCGTGTGTGATATTTGAAATATCCTGCTCAGATGTAGGCCTCCTCTGATCCCTTTCCCACAACGCAGTCAATAGCTGTAAAGTATTCATAGCTCTACAGAGGACCCTGTCTCCCAGAGCAGGTGACTACTGGTATattaacagcagaaaaaaatctctAGAGAAGTTACTTCCTGATCAACACTTATATAACATTACTTGGACAAAACTGCACAACAATcagctgaataaataattatatatagaCTAGACCAATACTGCTTCTCTGGTAAATGGCAATGCAAGGGGTGTCTGTCGTCGTGTTGCAAAATTTGAGGCCATAAGCCCTGTAGAGTACACATGCAATTGCTGCTTAAACCACAAAGACCAACAAAGACGCTCCATCATATATAAATTAAGTGGAAATCCTAACAAATCTTTATCTCGCATTTGCAACCAACTTTAAATAAAGGTTGCCACTGGCCAATATACCCTTTAAATACATGCAGTGTGTTCAGTGGTACCTGCCAACAcgcaacaaataaaatacaacctTAACTTTATTTGGACAAAGCTGCTTAAATACTGTCAGGTTTCATGCCTAAAAAACAGTAATATGTTTAACTCCACTTTGCACTTCGCGAACCAGCTTTGCTGGCTTTGACGCCGAGAAGAACTCAGCATGCTGGTGGAGTTTGATGTCCAATGTTTGATTTGCACCAAATACAGTTTCTAGTATGATGGCCAAAATTCTATTTTTGTCTGATCACAACATCAGTTCTCTTCCAGTTTTGCCTTCAAGCAAGCTCTAGTCCACGTCATGTGAGTTTTTTAAACAAGCATAAAGCTGCAACTTGTAAAGCAGTCAGGCAGGAGCTGTTGTATGACTGTCTCCCATCGCAGCCATTGATCCCTGCAGCTCTTTCAGAGTACCCACAGACCTCATGGTGGTTGGCTGTATTCAATTCAGTGCCTTGTATCCTTAACCTGATTGCTATTGCTCAGTTAAAGTTTCATAACTTTATTCAAAAATACTCAGATGTGACTAAACTTTTTCCACTGTCCAAACAGTCAATCAAAACCTACAGAAATGTGCAGCATTGGTCTGTCTTGTCATCCATCTCTGACATGACTGAGGTTTGGTGCCTGACAAGGACCCATTCATAACCCATCATACTTGTTGGCCTTTTGATATTCATGAGATTGGCATGGCCAACCAATTTCAATGCTTTCTTCCTTTAGTGCTTTACTTTATAGAAAAGAGACTGTGGTGGAAGGCGTGTGAAACCTGGACACAGTTGTGTACCATGGCCAGGACACGAACACTATACTTCTTTACACACCTTGAACCCAACATTTTGGACTGTGCTGGCACAGAACCTTGACATTTATGACTGGCTCATCTGAACACTGACCACCACTGTAATGGCCAGACCTGTTGATACTGATTTCATGACACACATGACACATCAGTTATAGTACTTATAAGTGAAAAAACacatcatctcttttttttttacattttcagcgGTACAGTGTGGATTTTTGTTTAAGACATTGCTATTTCAATTAAAACTGTTGAAAAGGCATATATTTATGATGCTGCATCTTTTGGGAAGTGTTTCAGGGCTGTGTGGTGGCTTACCAGCACGGTCAGCCTTCAAAGTGTCCCAGACATTGCAGTTGAAATCATCATAACCGGCCAGAAGTAGACGGCCACTCTTGGAAAATGCCACAGAGGTGATACCGCAGATGATGTTGTCATGTGAGTAAACCATCAGCTCCTGGTCAGCACGCAGATCAAACAGCCGGCAGGTAGCGTCATCTGAGCCTGTGGCAAAAGCGTTGCCATTGGGGAAGAACTGCAACAGAGATAAAAGGGAATTTAGTTTAAAATCAGTACTTCTCTCCTTGAATTCTGTGCTTTAAAATTGATGTAGGAAATGTAACTTAAACATCATGATTTACTTTGTGACTGTCTGAAGTTATCTAGAATACTTCATTCGCTATATTGTCACTTCAAAGTGTAAATATTTGGCACCTAATCAtcgttttcctttttctttttatagaaaTTGTCATGTGCTTAAGAATATAGTATCTGGGTTACTATTTAAGAAACAATTATCTGGTATCACAACTATGAACTCCTTTAAAACGTCTGCAGAAGGTCATAAGCTCCCCATTCATATCCCGTCAAAAGATCTCTTCGTTGAGAAGGTAGGCTGTAGAGGGTAGGAAGaaaaatttttaaatgctgTGTTATCGTAATGGCCACCATCCCCAAATCAATCTGCTTCATGATTTGGAGTTTGGGCTCTGACAGACTTGATATGGGGATGTCTTGAATGTCTAGGACCTTGGTATGATTTGTATATAACATGTAAGACCTgggcatgtgtatgtgtctgtctgtttggcCTTACACAGATGGCGTTGATGTCTGACTCATGGCCAGTGAAGGTCTGTCGGCACATTCCTTCTCTGATGTCCCAGAGTTTGGCCGAGGCATCACAGGCTCCAGACACAAACAGCCTTGTGTCGGGTGCCAGAGAGAGACTCATGACATCACCAGTGTGACCAGCAAATGTAGTTGTCTGCTGACCAGTCTCAATATCCCACAGAGCACTGGAAGAAAGCAGGACGAGCACCGTCAAATATCGACTGCAATACATGAAACTAGATCTAGAGTCAATAAAGAGGGAAACTGATGAGCCCTGACATGAAGCTATGTTAAGCTAGTCTCTTTTAAACCACTGGGCTAAAAGGTGGCTCACAAGTAGACAGTGTTGGTTAGAAATTCAAACATTGATGCTGAAAACTTAGATggtataaatatatacataaaattaCACAGATGTTGTCACTAAGGATAAATACCCACAGACAGTGGACAAAATAATATGTTTTACAACCAACAGCACAACTGAACTAGAGCCAACACACAAGTGGTGTGTCAAATGAGATTGGGTGCAATTTCAAAAATTACCAGGTGGTGTCTCCAGAGCTGGTGACAATCTGGTTGTCATCCAGGAAGCGACAGCAGGACAGGTAGCCTGTAAGGAATCAAACACTGACTGAATACCTTTATGATGGAATCATTTTGGCTGATTAGAAGAAGGATATGCTTCATATTTTAACTGCttgcacagaaaaagaaattccacTGCAATGTGCTCTGTTTTCTGCCCCGTGTTTCTTGGAGAGCTGGATAGATGAATTTGACTAACcaagagagaaaggggaaaaaaggctgCAGGGGATGTAACGGGTCATGCCTTGCTTCCATGGCACATCCTTTACTAGATGGAGGAGTGCATGTACCCCTCCCTATAGCAAGGGAACTAGAACTAAAATGCTGACACACTTCCTGCATCATGTGACACTGATCAGATGAATGCTCCTTGCCTAAGAGCTCAACACTTTCATTAGTTTGAGCTGGGATATGGCTCAACCAGGTCCTGTTTTTATAGAGACAGACACAGCATGTGACTGGCATCTTTTCGATGTGAGAATAATCAAGGTTACAAAAGTACATGGGGttcacagtgtaaaaaaaaaaaaaaacattctgtgcATCAACATATACTAGAATGATTACATTTAACTGGTTTATAAGATTTAAGGAAATGCATGTAAAATGCACCAATTTGTCTAAAGTTACATTGTTTAATGGTTTTGAGCTTTTCTCTCAAAGGAAGAAGCACATTAAAACTTAGGTGTCAAATTCAAGCTAGTTCAAACAATGGAGAGAACACCAAGTGTTCAATCTCTTTATACCTCCCTCGTACTTTGTGTATCCTTTTGttagctttgttgttttttttttttttttttgcttgtttcctTACTGGACAGTCTTATTCTTCttaatcccccccccacccccaaaataaaatgttcctttaGATGCTCTACCTGAGTCATTGTACACTATAATGACACAGCATTAACGTAGTTTAGCATTAATTTACACAGAAAAGTGACAGGCATTCATTAAACTAAACCATGTTAAACTGGGTTAATGCACAAAATGAATAGTCCCATTGTCTACAAAACCGTGGATTAATTCTGAGGATAACATTATCAGTACAAATATAGTATATCAGTTCACAATGCACTACTGACATATCaaactgacttaaaaaaaaaaaaaaaaaaaaaaagatctgtctgcttctgtgtgtcCAGCCTACCTGTGTGCCCAGCCAGCTCACGGCTGACACGCACATTTCCTTCACGGGTCTTCAGGTTGTAGATGGAGCAGATGTTGTCCAAGCCTCCACAGGCAACATAGTTCCCAGAAGGGGCATAGGCGCACGTCATCACCCAGGAGGAACGCAACGGGATGGCGTGAACctggaaaagaggaggaagatttAATATTAGATAGTATGCAGTGAcagatggaagagagagaggggagggcaTGAGACAATGTCTGTCCGTGATATTAACTTCACCTTCCAAGGGCACAATGCCAAGTATAAATAGCTTTACTTAGCACCTTAAAACACTTGTGAATTGTTTTATAATTAACTCACGAACATTTTATAAGTCTAAATGAAACCAACTAAGAGAAATGGGTGTATCGGGGGTTAATTCTGACAAAGTCATCAGAAAAAACACTTAAAGAAATCTTGTGAAAACAAATATCTTTTCCCATTTAGAATACCTCAATATCAAGCCACTTAAGAGATGgttccagattttttttttatttattattattatttagcaCCCTCATCTTCTGTCTGCACAGGTTAAAAAGCAATTTAAACATTGAAGTGTGGCAAGGAAACAAAGGATAACAGACATTTACTTCAGGAGATAAAAGTGGCCattggctttttgttttcaaataaacagtttatattctgtggtgacatttttaatttaacctTTTTTTGGTTGTAATATTAGTATAGATATAAAACAGCAGAGTTGTTTAGAAATTTAGTAGCGCGAGGGTTAACGCCAGCAATACTTTTGTGAATTCAATACACACGCAAACTGCATATGTTTGAAAAGTCCTGCATGAAACAAACTGCCTGcaaattatttctttgcattAGTATATACTAAGTTTGGTGTTTTTACCTTGTTTGTGGTGTAGCTGTCCCAAATAATGAGTTTGCCGTCTTGGGAGGCGCTGACCAAAAgcctgatgaaaaataaataaattaatagaaCTGCTCAAACTACAGATCGATTTAAAAATGATCACTCCCAAGGAGAGGAATAACAACATACACATTCAACATTCTGTGTCTGGTAAATGCCCATTTAGAGGTACTCTTGTAATTTGTATGAAACTCTGACCCGCCCTTTGCCCTGTTGTAATAAGACCACAGTCGCAGGAAATGTGTCTCTCTGAGTGTGTCTCTGACTTAAAGACTGCATTATATATTGTATGAGGTTTTAAGTCCCTTCATGTCCTTAATTTTATAAATGGTGGACATTATATGCAATCataatcaataaatcaatcatAGTGTATTTTTCTAAGAAGGAGAAGCAATCAGGGTTGCATGTCCAATATGCAGTCTATGTGGACACAGTGATAAGGGGTTTGCTGAAGTTGAGTCATGGAAGCCAAATATTGTGATGTTCAATATGGTTATATGCTTCAGACAAATTGGCCTTCATTCTAAATAAAATCTGCAAAAGCCagaaggtgaagaaaaaaaaaaaaaaaaacaaccaaacaaacaaaataacaaaaaaacttgACTATGGCTTGACTAATGAACAAAACTATGTTGTGAGGTACATACACAGCcaaatgattttaatttgtaaacaagataaacatttaaagctgctgctgctgcaccaacATCAGCAGGGTACAGAGAACTGACAATGCTAATCCAAAAAAGGGACTGATCCAGACAGGTGAAGCATAGTCTTTAATTTCTATGTAATTATAAAACAGCataaattactttaaaaacacagccacagccaTCCCTGCATGATAAgggcagttgtttttttttttgtttgtttgggttttttttttttaacaggaatgATTACAAATCCAGATTCTGCCTTTGAGAGAGGGCTCCTATGCACCTCTGTGGCTGCGCTATGTGGGTGAATCCAAGAAGAGTAACCACAGTGATGGTCCCAATGCACATAGGAAAAGGAAATGGAGTGAACACACCAAGGCCTGCTGGGACTATGTAAATCTTAACTACTGGACTGGCATGAACACGCTCACATTTGCACAATCCAACGGATAATGAGTGAGGGACAGAATGGTTTGTGCTGGGAATTCTTGTCTAGAGGAAGATAGAAGTATGATCTTACCAGCCTTAAAATGAATACACTAAAATCTAGGATTGACAAACTTCAGATTAGATTGTCAATTTATGATGCCACGCAAAAGAGGATGATGCATTGCTTTGAAAGGCTCACTTTATATAGGCCAAAATCCGTTCCAATCAGTTGAATGAAGAATGAACAAGTCAAATCATGTCATTGCACTTCCCCGTCATGATTTTTAAGAATGAACAAAAATCCAGTTTTGAATTCATAATAAAATAGTGTTACTCATTCATCAGGTCTGAGTAATTTTGTTACTGTCAAGTGAAATAGCTGAGGGCAGGGAGCAGGGTGTGCGTGCAGCAGTTCTGCTAtgctgaaaaaggaaaacagaagatGCAGCCCCATTTCTCATTTTAGCCTAATgtttgtcattgtcatcatGAACCTTAGCCGATATAAACAGCCTCAGtgataaatgaaatgcatttaggttcttggttttcatttttgtgtataATTTGTGTAATGACTTAAGTTTCAAAACAAAGGTACAACCTGAGTGTCAATAATGAACAGTCTAAAAAAGAAGTTGCCATTGTGTGATCACAAACTTAGTGAAATAAATCATTGTTGTGGTATTTTAGCTGCTCAGTAAtgttatataaaataaaatgagaaagaaattaaaactgGTTTCAAAAATCAACTTAATTCCAAACTCTGTAACCATAATGCAAGTGTAAAAAGATCAATATCAGTATAAGATCAGTGTATCAAAAGAgccataaaacaacaaaggcaacaaaaaacacaactgctAGGTGCACTGCGGCTgggaagaaatatttttatgtgGAACATGATTTATGACTGACTAATTTCATGAGGATTGAGGTTATTTAGTTCTACAGAAGCTTTTCCCTCTAAAGATTTGGGcaatgatttgatttcattattgACTTAGGCACTGAATCAATGATTGCAGGCTAGTCAGGAAAATTGCTACAGTTGTGAATCCAAACACCAGCTTTTGTTTCGTCGTCTTGCTTTACATTTTGACCTTGAAAAGGTAAGGTTTGGTTATTAAAATGATAGCTAATTTATTTACTATCAAACATTGCTAAAATATGTGCTTCCTTCAGGCATTCAGCTTTGTAAGATATGTATATGCAGGGTCGAAAACCTCTCTGAAGATTGTTCTTTATATACGAGTGGCTACTGTAGGGAAGTGGAACTAACCAATGGCTCCTTTATTCAATTCTTGAAAACCCAGCATAGTTAGACTTAAGCAGTGTCTCCGTCATGGCTAAAAATAGTAGACCATGGGTAAAAACATCTTTGTGTAACCTTCTTTCTGGGTGGCTGAATCTCAGCAGGTAGTCTAATAAATACCCCAACCCATATGTGAGGTGAAATATtaacagatgaaacaaacaaacaggaagaccTGACAGTGGGTAAACACAGTGGCAGGCCTTTTCTTGGCTATAACACTAGGAGGATGATGAAGTGACATGGCAGTTTGCAATGGTCTCTGTGGACTGACACACACCAGCACCACAGTGATTAGGTTGTTGGTTACTAAGGTGAGAGGTGTGTGCAACTCAAGGGAAAaggcttcatgtgaagagagaGGCGTTCCTTCATCTGCATTGGCTATCAGCCTCAGTCTGGCTCTGACAAAGGCTGACTCCATTTTGAGTATTTTCCCTACCCACATACTCCAACCccaacgcacacaaacactcaggcATGGACTCACAACAAAGATAGAGTGACTGATGAATACCTGATGTGCTTTTGACAATGCATACATTACTCATTGTGCATGTGCACAAATGTCTTGCTATTGAATTGTAGGAACAGAGTATGTGCTGGTCTGACAGACCAGATGCACACAGATAAAGCTTTTTGATGTAAAAGTGAGCTTTTGTGGAGGGTCATGATTTTACAAGGACCCTCAGGAGAAGTAGCTCCTACAAAGTAAGTATTGATACCAATAACCTGTATTTAGGGCAAGAGGGCTGGGCTGGGGGATGAAATATTTAGTTAATTGACAGAGTATGTTGAATGAGATTACCTCGAGTCAGTGCCCCAGTGCATGGCATAGATTTTGGCCAGATGCCCCCTCAGTGTCCGTCTAGTGCGCATCTGAATTCGGCCAACAGGGTCGATGTTAGCTGTGATCTAAACAGAGTTAAGATCAAAGAAAGAGTCATTTTGGGGTGGCTAGAAATTCTTCTTCTATTAGTTTAGTATAAGGTTTTAAGGTCCATAGCCAAAGATCAAAGCTGTTTATTTTATAACATAGCTTATGATGGtgaggagaaggaaagggagagCCAACATCATGGAATAAACATATTTCTTACCTGAGACAGGGTAGCATCCGCACACGCTTTCCTGGCATCCTGAAACATCATAACAGAgagatttctgtttttggcCTGGATGTACCCATTTCTTTATCATTAGTGAATGAACAGGGCTTCCTCTCCAACTTGATAGCTGCCAACCGTATTACGTTGGTTTTACGTTGGAAACTGAGTTTTAAAAGTGTGGCGTTTTTGTACAACAGTTTCACCTCAATGACAGTATTTTTACGTCTTGGCTTTCGTTCACTATTAAATCCAAGTATTCCATCAAAGTATTCACCAAAATACCATACCATTTTAATAAGAAAATTTGTAAAAGttatttgtaaaattttaatttgtaaaagaGTGGAAAAATCTACAGCATTATTCAACACAACCTTACTAATGAAGCTACATTCTC encodes:
- the LOC115045896 gene encoding guanine nucleotide-binding protein G(I)/G(S)/G(T) subunit beta-1 — encoded protein: MSELDQLRQEAEQLKNQIRDARKACADATLSQITANIDPVGRIQMRTRRTLRGHLAKIYAMHWGTDSRLLVSASQDGKLIIWDSYTTNKVHAIPLRSSWVMTCAYAPSGNYVACGGLDNICSIYNLKTREGNVRVSRELAGHTGYLSCCRFLDDNQIVTSSGDTTCALWDIETGQQTTTFAGHTGDVMSLSLAPDTRLFVSGACDASAKLWDIREGMCRQTFTGHESDINAICFFPNGNAFATGSDDATCRLFDLRADQELMVYSHDNIICGITSVAFSKSGRLLLAGYDDFNCNVWDTLKADRAGVLAGHDNRVSCLGVTDDGMAVATGSWDSFLKIWN